The nucleotide window AATTCTTGTGCAAATTTGATGTATTATGTTGTATGTAATGGATACTTTTTAGTTAGGTTGAGTATATTGTGGAATTTACTTGATGTTTAGCTTTGTTGATCAATGAAAGCAAGAAGTAGGAAGTATCTGTCCATGCGCTCATTGGCAAAAATACAAAGGTGGCTCTCAAGCGACGTTGGGAGTGTGCGAAGTGCAAGGCCACACTTCGCCAATCACCCACTTCAAGCTTTATCATCCCACCTAAGTGGGACAAGCTTAATCCATTTTTCTCATCTTTATGTGTTCCAAACATTCAATTTCATGCTTCGATATCTCATTAATCTTAACTCCATTTTGCACATAGTTTGATTCATTCTAAAGCAAGCTTTCACAAAGCAGAacacaaactcacaaataattatttatacaacatatatataaatattattattgatgttcaaaatatttagtgaaaaacccattttcactaaaattttCAACAGAACTGATATAGATCATGACCTTTTTCACTAAAATTTTCAACAGAACTGATATAGATCATGACATTGGTCAtgatctagttttttttttttttttgaacaacaaatTTGGATCATTGGCGGAACACTAGAGTAtgatcgtgccaccagcggaaccactcGATCGTATCTATCTTCACTAGGTAAAATGCCTATACATCAATTCAGGTGGAAACTCAATTGAATATTGGAAAAAACCCAATTATGAGAATCGAACTCAGGATCTATTAATTTCAAAACTTTATCTCACCGTCAAGATACCACTAGACTATAACGTCATGGGCTATGATCTAGTTATAGAAGAGAATAAATTATTGATGATTTTAGCTTACGTCACTTACGCAACAACATCTAATAAGCAAACTAATTAAAAGATGATCAGACCATTTACAAGCAACTCCGAATACAATAAACTACTGATACATATTTAAACGTCTATCCTAATAAACATTTAAACGTCTATCCTAATAAGCAACTGATGTACATATCTATTAGTTGTTTCTTGAAAATAGTTCTTCAATTGATCAACTTAAGTACTTCAGGTCTTCAGTAGTTATGTATAAtaggctgtaaatgaaccgaacgttcagcgaacagttcgtgaaccgttcggtgggaagttcgtttatgttcgaatgaacatgaacaagaaattccgttcgattagttaaatgaacgaacatgaatagaggtctcgttcaattgtgttcgtgaacattcggtaaggtgttcgtgaacttTCATTCATTTTATATGCGTTCGATTATGTTTATATGTTTGTGTTTAATTTAAAGatttttgtactttcatatattttatctatactttttgagttaattgccaaaatcgtccctgaggtttgggcacatttgccattttcgtccaaaatgacacttttgtaccattttgccccccacgtttgtagctttttgccattttcatccaaaacactaacttagtttattttttctgttaagttgaatgatatttagataaaactggcaaatataaaccacagggacgattttggcaatttactcaaactatttttagtttcttttatttaattaattttgtcacatatataataaaaaataatatacatgcaatttttttaagaaaaaaataatagttttgtcacatattttttataaattttcatccaacctctaactaagttaattttttctattaaggcgaatcatgtttttaattttaaaaattaacacagaaattaatttccaatttctttatataaatcagttttattaAGAGAAAAAACTGGTATATACTTTTCAATATTTTCGCTCTAAATTAAACTTTTAATAAATATATGCAGTTTGAAATTTAAGAAGAAAAATAAATCATACattttctattagtttttttAGTTCTTATCCGATACATCTTCAGTTAGTTTTTTTAGTTCTTATctatttttagtttatttttatgtAAATGTATTATTTTGCTTGTAACATATTCTATTAATGGGTGACCACACTATTTGAGTATTTTGGTCAAGGAAATGTAATAAATCGTCACGCTAGCTGGTTTTTCTTTGTAGTGAGCTTTATGTTATAACTCAAGCATTATGTAACTAAAGGTTGTGGGATGATACAATCAAACTTTGTGAATTTAGTTCAAACGTCTAATATTGTCATTAGGAAAAAAAACAAATTGGGtaattttaacaaacattttcatAATTCaggtaaaaaaacaaaagaatttgTAACAGACATATAAAACTTAAAGTTAATTTATTATAATTGAAgaactaaaatatatatatatatatatatatataagaactaaaaaagtgtaaaaacttTTTTTGCTGAAATTTCgaattatataattatattaaaatTTAAGAACTATAAAATATTGAGACGTATATAAGTATATAACTAAATATTTATAAAGTTTTTGACAAAATTTTATAAAGGTTGAAAGTTGATAACTGTTTGaataaaataaaagatataaaggAATAAAAAGTGAACAGATTTACGTAATTTGAGTTTGGGCTATGGTACTCTACTACTTTCAAATCTTTCAGAAATCATCACGAAGGATAACAAATcaaataacttttataaaaaaattcatAAAACTCAGGTAATAAAAAAAGCAATAGAATACGTTACAAGCAAAATAATACATTTACGTAAAAATAAACTGGAAACTAAAATAGATAAGAACTAAAAAACTAGCTGAAAATGTATGATTTCTTTTTCTTTGGATAAGAACgaaaaaaaactaatagaaaatGTATGATTTATTTTTCTTCTTATATTTCAAACTGCATATATTTATTAAAAGCTTAAGAGCGAAATATTGAAAAGTATATACCAGTTTTTTCTCTtaataaaactgatttatatagagaaattggaaattaatttcaaattgcatgtatattttttttttattatatatgtgacaaaattaagtaaataaaagaaatcaaaattgtttgagtaaattgccaaaatcgtccctgtggtgtTGCCAGATTCATCCAAATATcattcaacttaacagaaaaataaactaagttagtggtttggatgaaaatggcaaaaagttacaaacgtggggggcaaaatggtataaaagtgtcattttggacgaaaatagCAAATgtacccaaacctcagggatgattttggcaattaactcatactttttatattattaacttttatttattttattaccataattaaactaggaaaccttATTTCACTTTGTTCGTGTACCATTTCGTTTtcctttctcattatttacattgacaaatacgatcgacctccgttccacaataagggattcaagttccagTGCTTCTCTCtgggccatccacctttatccttcgtcgcgttggCCAAATTTATTtgagttcgtgaaccgttcgtgaacactctcatttccttaatgaacgaacacgaacatataatctcgttcgataagtgttcatgaaccgttcatgaacacatttattttcttaacgaacgaacacgaacatataatctcgttcattcagttcgtttacagcggCACTAGTTATGTACATCAGCTCTTTCTTCCAATCCATTTCTTTTTGTCTTCAGTCTTTGCCATTAGAGAAAACAGTAGTTTGACCATTTGACTCAAATCTTTATTTGGTGAAGGAGTGATACAGATACAGTTGTTATCATTTGGCTCATTAGTTCTTTTTGGGTTCAACAAAAACAAATGTCTATACAATGTAAgaatataaaaagagtaaaaaatAAACAAGACAAGCCTTTTCTCTTCTTCCTAAGACCACTTCCAAGTGTCCTAACCTTTTTAAGCAACCACTCTCTAAGGCAACTAAACCTTTTGTTGCATCTCTCCACATCTCATGATCTAGTATTAAAGATTTGAATCTCCAATTTGAAAGGGCCATTGTTATACTTTGATGTGTAAAATTCGTCTTTGTGGCCAAATTGTAATTTTCAGGTAGTGAATAACTAACGGCTCTGGTAATTCGATAACAGTTTGTTTATCCGATAGTAAAGCAAGGAGATCCATCTAAAGCACGTAAATCGATTAGAAGCGCCTTATTGACTGGCGATGTTCAGCATATTCCTCGTAGTAGTTCTTGGTAATATGAATCAAACAAAATGTAAATTATTTATTAGAAACATGTGGCGATTACAATTTAGATGCGTGTGAATTACCAATGGGATGGTGATCAAATGGCAAAAGCAAAGTTTTTCAACATATGTGTTTGAGAGGAAGGTCGTGGATTCAAATCCAACAAAGGAACGagattaaaagaaatttgccaTTCCAAATAAAGGATGCGTGTGAATCAATAACAGTATTAACAATGTAGCTATTTACTAGTAACTTAAAAAATTTATAGATTAAGAAACAATACTAAAAATAGAACTTAATTAATAATATAAGTGAAAATTAATTTAATTTggaaattaaaaatatgtttgtgtgtgtatatatatattttctatttttCTATTTTCTCATAAAAAACACCATATTTTCTATTTTCTCATAAAAATCATTCAACAATTTTTTTTCACATAAAAAACAGCTATGCTTTCTATTTTTCTCGTAAAACTCACTTAACAATTTTTGCACATAAAAATCTCAGCACACGTCAATTTTGAATAAAACTGTGATATAATGACTTACAATAACCTGTTTATTGCTTATGGTACACATATGTAAGATATAATAGAGTATGCTGACATGCACAATCTGTGTGTTAATAATAGACACAtaagtaaattatataaacatttttgtcttttgtgatgtggttattgttatttttttcttcttttagaTAGTGTTCAATCATATGTTTATTTTTGCAACAAATTATATGACAAAAAACCCTCGTTTGGCatttataattatattaattTCGTTTATTTAAATAGCCATACAACTATTTAACCtagaaaaaaattaaataacACATTAGACATTGTTTTCTACTCGATATAAGACGCTTGAAGCACTAAACTTTCTTGTACACTACACCAATTTGAAATCCCTTTTAAggataaaaaaatatatacaccaTGAATGAAATAAGAGAACACGTAAGCAAACACAACGGTGTGTTCCGGTGCCaagttattaaaaataaaaaaaaatcacatttttgtttGAAATTGAAATGTTTAGGGACTTTTGCGAGAATAAAAATGTTAAATGACTTTTGTAAGAGTAAACAGAAAATATAGTATTTTTTATGATATTTactgtgtgtgtatatatatgtctGTGTATGTGTAATAAATGggattaatattaaataattctagCAACGCTTGAGATATAACAAGGGGACTAATTTGGTTTGGCAATATGTTCAAGTGTGTAAATTGTGCCTCTAGAGTTTTAGCTCCGTGATGAAAAATTGTGTAAAATTAAGCGTATATTATTGCTTTAGAAAATAAATACATAGAATAGTTTTGAGATAATGTCTATCTTTTATCCGAATTCTCATGTTGACATGACTATTCATATCTTCATACTTCATCCTGGTAGCTTATTTGCATTATTTAAACCTTCCCTCAACGAGTTTTCAAATGCACATTCGAACATCttcttatttaatcatgtatttaCTCATCATCCTCATTGTCGTAATGTACATATTTGTTGCTAGGTTTTTAAACAAGAAATCTTCACATTCATTACCACCTGGTCCAACTCCTTTGCCGTTTATTGGATGCGCCATCCAAATGTTCTTAAACAAACCAATTTTCCGGTGGATCCATAAGCTCATGGACCATTTTGACACCCCTATCCTTTGCATCCGCGTAGGACCTTCAACCCATGTCATTGTGGTTTCGTCCCCAGACATAGCATGTGAATTCCTCAAGAAACAAGATGAAAAATTCATTTCAAGGCCTGATTTCATGTCTGCTTGTCTAATAAGTGATGGGTATCTCACTGCAATCATGTCCCCATTTGGAGAACAATGGAGGAAGATGAAAAAAGTTATTAATCGAGGGATGCTTTCACCGCAAATACACAAATGGCTCCAACCCAAACGTGACCAAGAAGCTGATCAATTGCTTAGATACATATGTAACCAAATAGAGAAACAAGGTGGTATCGTCAATGGTGGATTAATAGACGTTCGAGCTGTGAGCCAACATTTCTTTGCAAACACAATGAGGAATATTGTTTTCGGGAAAAGTTCCTTTGGGCAAGGAATGGAAGATGGAGGGCCAGGCGAAGAAGAAACTGAACATGTTGCTGCCCTTTTTACCATCCTGAAGCATGTTTTTGCATTTTGCATCACTGATTATTTCCCATGGTTAAGATGGAAGACTGACTTTGATGGCCATGAAAAGCTAATCAGGACTGCTATTGAAATTGTGCGAAAGTATCAGGATCCATTGGTCGATGAACGGATTCAAATGTGGAACAATGGAGCTAGAAAGGAAAAGTTTGATATGCTTGATGTTCTTATCACATTTGAAAACCCTAAGCTTACGCCTGGGGAAATTAAAGCTGAAATTGTTGTAAGTCTCTCGCTATCTTTTTTTTTAACGACCAAACGGAACCAACTTTATTAGAAACAAAACCACCTCCATAGCAAGTCTCGCCATCTATTACTATTTTCACATGCATATGAAACGCTTAGAGGCTGATAATAATGGTTTGTTTGACTTTTCACATTCCAATCATGTTGCATGGTTATGCTTTTGTAAACTTATCTATGTCTTATCATATTTTATGAACTAATTATTGCAACATGTGAAAGTTATAGTACATCTAGACTTTTTTTGAAGTTCTTGTACATCTAGGTAAGGCTGTGAACTCATTCAAATCCGCTTAGGCGTCAAGAGGCAAGTAAACTTGACTTGAGATTGCTAGTAAAAGGATCAAACTCCATCCTTCAATCCATTCAGAGTCACGATAACTATAATTGGCTTGAATTAATTTGCTCATTTATTTTTTGTTCTTATTGTATCTAGGTTCGCTTGTTAGACCCGTGAACTCAAAAAGTAGTCAGAATCCCTTGAGTTCGTTACCCATGGTAGCCAAAAGCCAAAATGTAAAAGAGCTTTCAAAAAAATGACTAGAAACACCTACACAAATCCAAATAACTTGTAAATCCAAAAGTTTCATGAACTGCTAGGAGACTAATATTAATGTTTTGTTTGACTTATATACATCACTTATGTTTGCATGATTATTCTTTTCCTAACGTCATCTTTTTTTATGTATTAATCTTTAGGAGCTAATGATTGCCACAATTGATAATACGTCTAACGCAATAGAATGGGCAATGGGTGAGATGATTAATGAACCTATAATCCTAAAGAGAGCAGTCGAGGAGTTAGAGCATGTAGTAGGTCGCCAAAGGCTAGTCGAAGAGCAAGACATACCCAAACTCAATTACATAAAAGCATGCATCAAGGAAGCTTTTAGGTTGCACCCTTTTGTACCTTTTCTTCCACCCCATGTTTCAACAATGAATACTAGTGTTGCTGGTTACTTCATACCCAAGGGTAGCCATGTTATCCTAAGTCGATATGGGCTAGGAAGGAATCCAAATGTGTGGAAGGATCCATTGCGGTTTGACCCAGATCGACATCTACATGAGGAAGGGAAACAAGTAGTACTTTCGGATAACAACCTGAGGTTGATCTCGTTTAGCACAGGTCAACGTGGTTGTCCTGGAATAATGTTGGGCACCATCATGACTACAATGTTGTTAGCAAGGATGGTCCAGGGGTTCGCCTGGGAGGCACCCGGTAATGAGCAATTCATTGAGCTTGTTGAAAATTATGATGACATTTGCTTGGCTAAACCACTTGTGGCAATTGCTAAGCCAAGGCTGCCACGGTTCATGTACCCCACATATTGACAAGAAGACGTATCTATTTTATTCCAAGTGTTTCTGCATTTCTTTTTTAACGTCATAGAACATCATAAATAAGATATCTTGATACAACTTCATCTTCAAACCTATGCAACTATATAAAGTTGAATGAATTTAATATTAGTTTATTTTTTCCTTTTGAAGTTTATAATTTGtaattactatatattactatatattgTCCTGGAATAATGTTGGGCACCATCATGACTACGATGTTGTTAGCAAGGATGGTCCAGGGGTTCGCCTAGGAGGCACCCGGTAATGAGCAATTCATTGAGCTTGTTGAAAATTATGATGACATTTGCTTGGCTAAACCACTTGTGGCAATTGCTAAGCCAAGGCTGCCACGGTTCATGTACCCCACATATTGACAAGAAGACGTATCTATTTTATTCCAAGTGTTTCTGCATTTCTTTTTTAACGTTATAGAACGTCATAAATAAGATATCTTGATACAACTTCATCTTCAAACCTATGCAACTATATAAAGTTGAATGAATTTAATATTAGTTTATTTTTTCCTTTTGAAGTTTATAATTTGtaattactatatattactatatattgTCCTGGAATAATGTTGGGCACCATCATGACTACAATGTTGTTAGCAAGGATGGTCCAGGGGTTAGGGGTTAGGGGTTAGGAGTTCGCCTGGAAGGCACCCGGTAATGAGCAATTCATTGAGCTTGTTGAAAATTATGATGACATTTGCTTGGCTAAACCACTTGTGGCAATTGCTAAGCCAAGGCTGCCACGGTTCATGTACCCCACATATTGACAAGAAGACGTATCTATTTTATTCCAAGTGTTCTGCATTTCTTTTTTAACGTCATAGAACGTCATAAATAAGATATCTTGATACAACTTCATCTTCAAACCTATGCAACTATATAAAGTTGAATGAATTTAATATTAGTTTATTTTTTCCTTTTGAAGTTTATAATTTgtaattactattactattattactatatattaatatagCAAAtaaaatgaatagtgattttaatattgtaataatatatattttttatactttaatatttttttcatatcaggggttgggataaggttggtgtcaaccggtatcgaacgagtattggtatcgaaaatatcaggacggtcctgttcggtatcggtacatgaaggtaaaatcCGGCACTGATACAGAAAACgtcaaaagttggtgccgaattgatattgaaaaTCTTTTGCTTCaggaaattcagtgctgctagccagtaccatttgctcatcactGGTCtcggttaccgtacgaacaacggtatcgtacaactttttttgttgattttctttaacttttattttttttctttttttagtttcaggggtagggatgagctcggtgccagctgatacagaatcggtacttataccgaaaataccggttatggtaccggtatatgaaggtaaaaaagggtagtgaaccggtaccaggaatgccaaaagttggtaccgaattggtacttacgatctttcggttcggcaaatttggtaccggtacccagaacaatttgctcatctctgaccacgggtttcatacgaacaatatcgttaccatacaacttttttggttgatttttttcagttaagttttagtttttttttctacattttctttttattcttgtcagcagtttcgttcgcaacacgctcgtactgatttcaaaacacatgtaaacatagactaaataacaaaataaattcGCCGCAACGCGATGAACTTCTTTAAACTAGTTCTTTTAATATATATCTTTATATTTTAGAGTGACGGCTATATCATTAAAACAAGAAGACTAGCaaggtttgaaagaaaaaaaacatttaaGTTAAGATTAGAAATCAAAGAGCAGCACCAACTAACCAAACCAAACTACTTAAACtaactttatttttaatttatatacGGAGTGGCAGAACCAAAAGTTTTGGGCTTGGGGCGATGCTATATTTTACATTAGCGATTATCATCGATTGTTTTCTTCGCTAACAAATTTATTTTTTTGATAATTCAACTTTTTTGAATTTCTTTTagtaaaatttttttttgttgatatttCATGCATTAATATTTTGTACAAATTTTTGTTGAAATTTCATggtttgattttttatttatatacatatatgtttGTGAAATAATATATAAGAATAGTAATAGTCACGcaaacaaaataatatatataattaaaaattaatattcaacacaaaaaaaaaaaaaactgattaaaaaatattaaatctAAATGTGAATTAGTCTTGTGCATTGATTAGTAGGTAATTTGGGTGATTTTTCAAGACAACAAGGGGGAatacccgtgcgatgcacgacatgcataatagttattgttttttcctggaacgacgactgatatagatagtgcgtgacacggtacgaaagtgcgaatatattatagatttttaaaacaaaaaccgggtttttttaaagttaaccgtttgaccatggttattttgaccaaagtccactcctcattcggcgctttgtggtagcaccaccagtcaaaaaaggcccaaaacacccgagggtacagtgttcccccacgtttttaagacgctttgagagaggtttgcgccccaccacatgtggtctcacaaaacttcaaatctatggacgtgtggtttctcaatcctcttcaaaagacgtcatagttttcaaatttttattttttttttcattgtgttttaaatggTGTAAAAAGatgttatatatgtatatatacatattatactacatacacatacacatataaatttagttttaacatctaaaagtcaaattgcaggtttggttcccttttatagatcagaaagcagtttataaaccaacaaaattaacaaatcctaacagttcttcaagtgtttagttatataatctatatatttatttaccAAAATTTATTACAGTTAACCCAATACTTAATAAATAGGGTATGCAGGACTTAAAAAGTGTTATCCGGACACGTATGTCACTCCAGCTTGCCAATCTTGTGTACCGACTTCAGGGTAACATTTTCAGATGCCTGCAACACATCTggttataaaagtaaaaaataaacaaaaatgatgTTTTAGATTTTTACCCTGGTCTCAAACTTAATGTAGTTGTTTAgtccatttaattaaattttatttttagttgACGCATAGGTACAATGTAGTCCTCTATTTGTGACAATTGTCATTATGCTTATAGTCatgtgatgttgttttaataCCCGTTAACCAACTCGTTTCGCCTCTATTTCTCAGTTATTTAAAGAAGCAACATATACATCAGAAGTAAATTTCTAAAGATAATGGTGAACCGTCAATGGTACAATAAACTTACCTCAAGACTACCATTTGCTAAACTGGTAGTGTATCTCAGAGTCCAGAAATCCCGTGCTAGAGCTATTTCAattaatatatggagaaaaggaagagccgcattgattaaacatggtcataaaggctcgtactatttcattaaagttaattgtaatattaagtattagTTATCTAATAACCAATCAATCCTTTAAGGTGAATTGTTATGAAAAGTCTATAAACCCTGACTTAAACattaatatatggagaaaagTAAGAGGCTCATTGATTAAACATGGTCATAAAAGCTGATACTATTTCATTAAAGTTAATTGTAATGCATTTAAAgcaaccataaattttgattttaaatataAGATATAGCTAAACTTAGAAATTGTTTACTGAAAGTTGAAGTTGAAATAAATCATATtcagataattattttttatatgcaAATTCAAACAGACCTATCAAAATATGTAGGAAAACTCCATGCAAGTCTAACTCCGTCACGCTTAAATTCATGTAACCTGAATGCGGTTCATtacttatttaacccattaaTTTAAATAGGCAGGCGAGTAGTAATCGGGTTGGTGGGTTGTAAAACTGTGTTAATTTTACCAGCATGGTAGAAGTCAATATTCTACCAGTATCATTACATCCAACTTTTTAAAAGTAAACAAATGGTTTGATAATATGAAAACTATTTCAAATGAATATTAGTAATGtataaatttaaacgaacattcaaatgaaaataaaaaatggtTACAAACGAACGCAAATAAGAGAGAGGACAGACATAAACGAAAGTCTATcatcgaacataaatgaacgaaaataaacgaacataacatTGAACCTCCAATTCGTTTACGCAACGTACCTTAACCACgcgtgtgtgtgtatgtgaatatatgtttttaaTTTGATCCGCATAAATAGTTTTGAGCCAATAGAAAGCGAACCGGGGACTAAATAAAAAATGGAACCCAACTAAAAGCGAAAACCAAGGGAACTGAAACCAAACCTAAacgaaccaaaaaaaaaaaaaaaaaaacaaaccagaCCGAAATGAACCTATACAAACTGAATAATTTTACCGAAACAAATAAGCTGAGACAAATAATGTTGCTGAAATAAAACCGAACCTGAACCAAAAACAAATAAAGCGAATCTAACCAGAAAGGAAACTAAATTTACACAAAACTAAAAAAACTGAAAACGGAACAAAAAACGTAAAAGATCTTACCGAAACGAGCTCAAAAAACTTAGATCGAAACAAAACAATTCCTgggaaaaatcaaaaccaaaacgatGCAACTAATGAGATGTCGTACGGAGGTGAAACTAATGAGATGTCGTATGGAGGCGAAACCGAAACCTCTGGCGGAGGATTTAAAGCTTTTCCGGCGAACCTCCGATGACTCGCCTTCTCTTTCTTCTGGTTAGGTTTACGGCCGCGACAGTTAACCTGTCCACTACTGGTAAAGTTTTCTTCAATAGCTTCAATTACTTGATGAATTAGATATCGATTAACAGACATGTCCCACCGGAACCAGTAGTTCGTGTAATAATCGAAGCAATCGCAGTCGAATACCGGAGATTTGTGTGCGGCCggagctttcttcttattgttattATCAGATGATCTAGGGTTTATGGAATTATTTTTGTGGAATTATTTTTGACACAAATGATTAAAGTAATGTAACTTGTGATTATTAAACTGGAATTGTTTTTGACCCAAATGATTAAAGTAATGTAACTTGTGATTATTAAGTAAATTAAATGAAATTAATAGGATTCTTATAGGCTGGTGCATTTAAAAGGAAtttttacatatatccccttattaaaagcccttattacatatttgtc belongs to Helianthus annuus cultivar XRQ/B chromosome 5, HanXRQr2.0-SUNRISE, whole genome shotgun sequence and includes:
- the LOC110943971 gene encoding isoleucine N-monooxygenase 1, translated to MYIFVARFLNKKSSHSLPPGPTPLPFIGCAIQMFLNKPIFRWIHKLMDHFDTPILCIRVGPSTHVIVVSSPDIACEFLKKQDEKFISRPDFMSACLISDGYLTAIMSPFGEQWRKMKKVINRGMLSPQIHKWLQPKRDQEADQLLRYICNQIEKQGGIVNGGLIDVRAVSQHFFANTMRNIVFGKSSFGQGMEDGGPGEEETEHVAALFTILKHVFAFCITDYFPWLRWKTDFDGHEKLIRTAIEIVRKYQDPLVDERIQMWNNGARKEKFDMLDVLITFENPKLTPGEIKAEIVELMIATIDNTSNAIEWAMGEMINEPIILKRAVEELEHVVGRQRLVEEQDIPKLNYIKACIKEAFRLHPFVPFLPPHVSTMNTSVAGYFIPKGSHVILSRYGLGRNPNVWKDPLRFDPDRHLHEEGKQVVLSDNNLRLISFSTGQRGCPGIMLGTIMTTMLLARMVQGFAWEAPGNEQFIELVENYDDICLAKPLVAIAKPRLPRFMYPTY